A window of Sphingobacterium kitahiroshimense genomic DNA:
GGCCGTGGTCGTCAACAGAGACAGGCACAACCTGTCCAAGCGTCAGGTTCTGGAGTAATAATAACAGAGGATGGTTATATTGTAACAAATAATCACGTTGTGGAGGACGCCGATAAGATTGAGGTTGTCTTGACAGATAAACGTTCCTTTGAAGCAAAAGTAATAGGTCGCGATCCAAATACGGATTTGGCCCTTCTTAAAGTGACGGGTAAAGGTTTGCCTGTCGTGAAGCTAGGGAATTCGGATAATGTCAATATCGGAGAATGGGTTTTAGCGGTAGGATATCCACTGGGATTACAGTCTACAGTAACTGCAGGTATAGTGAGTGCTAAAGGTCGTCAGATTGGGATCTTAGGTGAAAGTCAACAACAACCAAGAGGATATGGAAATCAGGACCAACCTCCTGTGAATTCTTCAATTGAGTCTTTTATCCAGACAGATGCCGTTATTAATAGAGGTAATAGCGGGGGAGCATTGGTTAATGCACAGGGTGAGTTAATCGGTATTAATTCAGCAATAGCATCACCAACAGGGGTTTATGCTGGATATGGTTTTGCAATACCAGTTAATTTAGTTAAAAAAATTGTTGACGATTTTATTGAGTTTGGAAATGTTAAGCGTGGATACATTGGTATTACCTTTACTGAAATTACACCAGAGTTAGCGAAAGAAAAAGGATTTACAGATGTGAATGGTCTGTATGTTCAAGATATCGTTAAAGGTGGAGCTGCTGAAGCTGCAGGAATTCAGAAAGCAGATTTGATTACGAAAATTAATGGTAAAGTGAT
This region includes:
- a CDS encoding Do family serine endopeptidase; this translates as MNKVSLTLLTAVFGGAVALGGYKLFENKKFEGMSIEDKQKVYFANNPTGVMSSTGNPDFTQAAAIVSPGVVHIKTTYTRQAPQGGGSGSPFDMFEEFFGTPQGRGRQQRQAQPVQASGSGVIITEDGYIVTNNHVVEDADKIEVVLTDKRSFEAKVIGRDPNTDLALLKVTGKGLPVVKLGNSDNVNIGEWVLAVGYPLGLQSTVTAGIVSAKGRQIGILGESQQQPRGYGNQDQPPVNSSIESFIQTDAVINRGNSGGALVNAQGELIGINSAIASPTGVYAGYGFAIPVNLVKKIVDDFIEFGNVKRGYIGITFTEITPELAKEKGFTDVNGLYVQDIVKGGAAEAAGIQKADLITKINGKVITSSPVLQETIGRLRPGDKVKLTFKRDGKEKEVTVTLKGEEINKAAAGDKSSKSATEIYNKLGASFMPASSEKKKELGINSGVVVTQINKGGVFEYFGVERGLVITEVNGVPVNNVDEIEAALGKTKRNIVSLKGVPERGSTVIINVPIEY